The genomic DNA AATCACAATAAACATTGAATAGCGTTGCACCATATACATAATCGCTGGATTGTCTCTAAAATGGCGTCCTAAAATAACAAATGCGCCGAACAAACCAAAAAGCGCTGTACTAGCACCCGCTGAGACACTGTTGGGTGTCCCAAAGGCAAAACTGGCGATATTTCCAGCAATCCCACTCAATAAATAAATTCCCAAATAGCGCCAATGCCCATAAATTGCCTCAACCTGTGCGCCGATATAATAAAGAGTAACCATATTCAAAATAATATGCATAAATCCAATGTGAAGAAACATTGGCGTGATAAACCGCCAGTATTCATGATTTTGAGCTACCAGTGGACGAACCATTGCTCCCCAATTAACTAAGTTTAAAATATTTTCTGATCCTCCAGTTAATTCCAATCCAAGGAAAACAATGATTGAAATACCTAAAAGGGCATACGTAATGAACGGCTGATTTTTTAGCCGTTTCAATTTCATTTCTGTTTGATAATTC from Enterococcus faecalis includes the following:
- a CDS encoding rhomboid family intramembrane serine protease, producing the protein MNYQTEMKLKRLKNQPFITYALLGISIIVFLGLELTGGSENILNLVNWGAMVRPLVAQNHEYWRFITPMFLHIGFMHIILNMVTLYYIGAQVEAIYGHWRYLGIYLLSGIAGNIASFAFGTPNSVSAGASTALFGLFGAFVILGRHFRDNPAIMYMVQRYSMFIVINLLFNLFSSSVDMMGHVGGLIGGLLVATAFAVPNREEAFNKHERIMATLIFIFLVVICLLLGFKKYGLPV